A genomic region of Antennarius striatus isolate MH-2024 chromosome 4, ASM4005453v1, whole genome shotgun sequence contains the following coding sequences:
- the cln6b gene encoding ceroid-lipofuscinosis neuronal protein 6 homolog, whose protein sequence is MKMKMKSVHRRQASALQAAAFKSSFSPASEQTGLVLPRFHLDLWLCFTIQNWFLDIGRLIVMLSLPADMWPLNQAGAPEFLHILYNMSSPLLLLQMLERSGRLLPRPAVHLSIIAVTMGTSFHLVADSVIQQLVLIGYQLHLSIRENPVMKKLEPPSLVDAFELLFYYEDTMGHVMWYAPLFLILFIFFSSCFKKHKEAMPLAAWGLLFPNIVYYWYLITEGQTFILFIFTFFTMTATVIHQRRRGLFPDCNGLFMLFSFSAALVLVAVWVACLWNDGVLRRKHPGLIYIPQPRAVYTLYLRQNYT, encoded by the exons atgaaaatgaagatgaagtcCGTCCACAGGAGACAGGCTTCGGCTCTTCAAGCAGCAGCTTTCAAGAGCAG CTTCTCTCCTGCTTCTGAACAGACTGGCTTAGTTCTACCTCGATTTCATCTGGACCTCTGGCTCTGCTTCACCATCCAGAACTGGTTCCTGGATATAGGCCGACTTATCGTCATG CTCAGCCTCCCTGCAGACATGTGGCCCTTAAACCAGGCCGGGGCTCCAGAGTTCCTTCACATCCTGTACAACATGAGCtcaccgctgctgctgctccag ATGCTTGAGCGCAGCGGCAGGTTGTTGCCCCGGCCAGCCGTCCATCTCAGTATTATCGCTGTAACCATGGGAACCAGCTTCCACCTGGTGGCTGACTCAGTCATACAACAGCTGGTGCTGATTGGCTACCAGCTGCACCTGTCCATCAGAGAGAATCCAGTCATGAAGAAGCTTGAACCACCTTCACTG GTAGATGCCTTTGAGCTTCTGTTTTACTATGAGGACACTATGGGTCATGTGATGTG GTACGCGcctctcttcctcatcctcttcatcttcttcagcagTTGCTTCAAGAAACACAAGGAGGCGATGCCACTAGCAGCGTGGGGACTGCTTTTCCCCAATATCGTCTACTACTG GTACCTCATCACTGAGGGGCAgaccttcatcctcttcatcttcaccttCTTCACAATGACTGCCACAGTGATTCAccagaggaggcggggcttattTCCAGATTGCAACGGCCTTTTCATGCTCTTTAG TTTCTCTGCAGCTCTGGTCCTGGTGGCGGTCTGGGTGGCCTGTCTGTGGAACGATGGGGTCCTgaggaggaagcatcctggccTGATTTACATCCCACAGCCTCGTGCTGTGTACACACTCTACCTCCGGCAAAACTACACATAA
- the fem1b gene encoding protein fem-1 homolog B, with product MLATCRAQMESLAGYVYKAASEGRVLTLAALLLNHSESETRYLLSYVTQLSGQKSTPLIIAARNGHDKVVRLLLDHYRVDTEQTGTVRFDGYVIDGATALWCAAGAGHFEVVRLLVCHHANVNHTTITNSTPLRAACFDGRLDIVRYLVEHNADISITNKYNNTCLMIAAYKGHTDVVKFLLEHGADANSKAHCGATALHFAAEAGHLEIVKELVHGQATMVVNGHGMTPLKVAAESCKADVVELLLAHADCDPHSRIEALELLGASFANDRENYDIQRTYHYLHMAMMERHHDPEHIITKELLPPIEAYGGRCECRTLKELEAIGVDRDALHMEGLMIRERILGSDNIDVSHPIIYRGAVYADNMEFDQCIKLWLHALRLRQKGNRNTHKDLLRFAQVFSQMVHLKEQVLASAVEQVLSCSVLEIQRSIARVDTAEESELPQAMDNYESNIFTFLYLTCISTKTTCSDGERARINKHIYNLIQLDPRSREGSTLLHLAISSSTPVDDFHTNDVCSFPSAQVTKLLLDCGAQVNAVDHEGNTPLHVIVQYNRPISDFLTLHAIIINLVEAGAHTDMTNKQKKTPLDKSTTGVSEILLKTQMKMSLKCLAARAVRQHQITYRNQIPKTLEEFVEFH from the exons ATGCTGGCTACCTGCCGGGCTCAGATGGAGTCTCTCGCCGGGTATGTGTACAAGGCAGCCAGCGAGGGTCGAGTCCTGACCCTGGCCGCGCTGCTGCTCAACCACTCGGAGTCGGAGACCCGGTACCTGCTGAGCTACGTGACTCAGCTCAGCGGCCAGAAGTCCACTCCTCTGATCATCGCAGCCCGGAACGGGCACGACAAAGTGGTCCGGCTGCTCCTGGACCACTACCGGGTGGACACCGAACAAACCGGCACGGTTCGGTTCGACGG GTACGTCATTGATGGAGCCACAGCGCTGTGGTGTGCAGCTGGCGCTGGACACTTTGAGGTGGTGCGCTTGCTGGTGTGTCATCACGCCAACGTCAaccacaccaccatcaccaactCCACTCCCCTCCGTGCCGCATGTTTCGACGGGCGACTGGACATCGTCCGTTACCTGGTGGAACACAACGCTGACATCAGCATCACCAACAAGTATAATAACACCTGCCTGATGATCGCCGCCTACAAAGGCCACACAGATGTTGTGAAGTTCTTACTGGAACACGGGGCGGACGCCAACTCCAAGGCCCACTGCGGCGCCACCGCGCTGCACTTTGCAGCGGAGGCGGGCCATCTGGAGATCGTGAAAGAGTTGGTTCACGGGCAGGCAACGATGGTGGTGAACGGACACGGGATGACACCGCTGAAGGTGGCTGCGGAGAGCTGCAAAGCAGATGTGGTGGAGCTGCTGTTGGCCCACGCTGACTGTGACCCCCACAGCCGCATCGAGGCCCTGGAGCTGCTGGGCGCCTCATTTGCCAACGACCGCGAAAACTACGACATCCAGAGGACGTACCACTACCTGCACATGGCCATGATGGAACGCCACCACGACCCAGAACACATTATCACCAAAGAGCTGCTGCCGCCCATCGAAGCATACGGGGGCCGCTGTGAATGCCGGACACTTAAGGAGCTGGAGGCCATCGGTGTGGACCGGGATGCTTTGCACATGGAGGGACTGATGATCCGTGAGAGGATCCTGGGTTCAGACAACATCGATGTGTCTCACCCCATCATCTATCGCGGCGCCGTCTACGCTGATAACATGGAGTTTGACCAGTGCATTAAACTTTGGCTTCATGCACTCCGATTGCGGCAGAAGGGCAACCGGAACACGCACAAGGATTTGCTGCGTTTTGCTCAGGTGTTCTCTCAGATGGTCCACCTGAAGGAGCAGGTGCTGGCATCAGCGGTCGAGCAGGTACTGAGCTGCAGTGTCCTGGAGATCCAGCGAAGCATCGCCCGAGTTGACACGGCGGAGGAGTCTGAGCTGCCTCAGGCCATGGACAACTACGAGTCGAACATTTTCACCTTTCTGTACCTCACCTGCATCTCCACCAAGACCACCTGTAGCGACGGGGAACGCGCCCGCATCAACAAGCACATCTACAACCTGATCCAGCTGGATCCCCGGTCGCGCGAGGGCTCCACCCTGCTCCACCTCGCCATCAGTTCCAGTACGCCGGTGGACGACTTTCACACCAATGACGTCTGCAGCTTCCCAAGCGCACAGGTCACCAAACTGCTGCTGGACTGCGGCGCACAGGTCAACGCCGTCGACCATGAGGGAAACACCCCGCTGCACGTCATTGTCCAGTACAATCGGCCAATCAGCGACTTCCTGACGCTGCATGCCATCATCATCAACCTGGTGGAGGCCGGCGCCCACACAGACATGACCAATAAGCAGAAAAAGACGCCGCTGGACAAGAGCACCACCGGCGTGTCAGAGATCCTACTGAAGACGCAGATGAAGATGAGCCTAAAGTGCCTGGCGGCTCGCGCTGTCCGGCAGCACCAGATCACGTACCGCAACCAGATCCCAAAAACCCTGGAGGAGTTTGTGGAGTTCCACTGA